One genomic region from Phycodurus eques isolate BA_2022a chromosome 16, UOR_Pequ_1.1, whole genome shotgun sequence encodes:
- the dexi gene encoding dexamethasone-induced protein homolog, whose product MILTIYAQLDSVESLLDEHPYMFYLGLFFVNVLILYYAFLMEYIVLNVGIVFMPEDMDRALVDLGVLSDPASLPYDSDTDLDMFEGYLE is encoded by the coding sequence ATGATCCTCACAATTTATGCCCAGTTAGATTCAGTCGAATCGCTTTTGGACGAGCACCCCTATATGTTTTATCTGGGCCTATTCTTTGTGAACGTCCTCATTCTCTACTATGCCTTTCTGATGGAGTACATCGTCCTAAATGTGGGGATAGTGTTTATGCCTGAGGATATGGACCGGGCTCTGGTGGACCTCGGGGTGCTGTCTGACCCGGCATCCCTACCCTATGACTCGGACACAGACTTGGATATGTTTGAGGGGTATCTGGAGTGA